In Methanofervidicoccus abyssi, the following proteins share a genomic window:
- a CDS encoding CDP-2,3-bis-(O-geranylgeranyl)-sn-glycerol synthase: MNPVRILFNSLIYILPAYVANAAACVFGGGAPVDLGKCFLDGRRLLGDGVTYRGFFFGLLCGCIAAAFESILLNLDIVGTSEFYYNLFKWIYVGFFLSLGALFGDMVGSFIKRRLGIERGKPAPLLDQLDFVVFAMLFAYPFAPLTLDMIVTILIITPVIHLSSNIVAYLLGIKNIWW, translated from the coding sequence ATGAATCCTGTCCGAATACTTTTTAACTCTTTAATATATATTTTACCAGCCTATGTTGCAAATGCTGCCGCCTGTGTATTTGGTGGAGGAGCCCCAGTGGATTTAGGGAAGTGCTTCTTAGATGGAAGAAGATTACTAGGCGATGGAGTTACATATAGAGGATTTTTCTTTGGTTTACTTTGTGGATGTATCGCTGCTGCTTTTGAGAGTATCCTTCTAAATCTGGATATAGTAGGAACTTCTGAGTTCTACTATAACCTCTTTAAATGGATATATGTTGGTTTTTTCCTATCCTTGGGAGCCCTCTTTGGGGACATGGTAGGTAGTTTTATCAAGAGAAGGTTAGGAATAGAGCGGGGAAAACCTGCACCTCTACTCGATCAACTTGACTTCGTTGTATTTGCAATGTTATTTGCCTATCCTTTTGCACCTCTAACCTTAGACATGATAGTTACAATATTGATCATTACACCTGTGATACATCTATCAAGTAATATTGTGGCCTATTTACTGGGAATTAAAAATATATGGTGGTAA